CGTCGAGTTTGTCCAGAATGTCCGACATCTCCCCGGATTCATCGGGAATGGGGCGCTGGGAGGCGTTGACCATAATGTGGGCGGAGACAGGGCCTTTGGCGATGTCCCCAAGGGCCGCGGCGCTCACATCGAAACGCCCGGCGGTCTTTTCGGCGGCGGCCTCGTTTTTGCCGGTGACCGATACATCGCCGGCGCCGAGCCAGTTTAAAATAAAGACCGCGGCCTTTGCCAGGCCGCCCGCGCCGAAGACCAGGGCCGATTTTCCCTTCACGGTGTATCCGACGCTGTTCAAAGCGTCCATGATGCCGATGGAGTGGGTGTTGTATCCCTTGAGCTGGTCCCCGTTTCTGATAATGGTGTTCACCGACCCGATGATGTTGGCGCCTTCGGACAAAATGTCCAGAAAGGGGATCACGTCCTCCTTGTACGGAAAGGCCACGTTGGCGCCGGCCATGTCCAGAACCCGGACGCTTTCGATGGCGTGGCCCAGGTTTTTCCGGGTCACGCGAAAGGGCACATACGCGGCGTTGATCCCCAGCCGGCCCAGCACATGGGCGAACATGGCCGGGGATTTGGCGTTGGACACGCTTTCATCTCCGAAGATGCCGTAAACTTTCATGGTTAAATCAAAATCCGCCGGCGCCGGGCCGTTTTTTCCGGGTGGTTTTTTGGATGGGACGCCCGCCGGTCCCGGACCGGCGGGCGCGAAAGCCGGGTTCGGCTAACCGAGCAGGGACTTGACGCTCTCCAGGATGTCCTCGGCCGAGGCCGGTTTGGCGATGTAGTCGTCGGCCTCGGTGTTCATGCCGTCGGCGTGGGAATACCGGGTGGACGTGACATGGGACGCCACGGCCGTTAAAAGCACAATGGGGATATCGGCGTATTTTTCGTCGGCCTTCAGCTCCTTGCAGACCTCATAGCCGTCCTTTTCCGGCATCATCACATCCAGAACAATGGCGTCCGGGGGGTTCGCCTTCACTTTTTCAAGGCCCTCCACGCCGTTGTAGGCCACATCCACCTCAAAGCCCTCTTTTTCCAGATTGCCCTGGACAATCAAAGCGAAATCGGGCTCGTCATCCACTACCAGTATTCTTTTCTTGTCGCTCATGACAAACGCCTCCTTATACATTTAACATAACAGTTTTCAGCTTCCGTCTCCATATCATGATTGGCGGATATTTTCCCGAAAAATTTTCACGATGTCATCTATATGTCATCTAATTGATTTCGGGTCTGGGGAACAGCCCGGCCCTTTCCACGATCTCCGGGACCTTTTCCTCCCACTCGATGGCCATGATATGGAACCCGCTCACGCCCTCCATCTCCTTGATTCTTTCGA
The DNA window shown above is from Candidatus Desulfarcum epimagneticum and carries:
- the aroE gene encoding Shikimate dehydrogenase (NADP(+)), which produces MKVYGIFGDESVSNAKSPAMFAHVLGRLGINAAYVPFRVTRKNLGHAIESVRVLDMAGANVAFPYKEDVIPFLDILSEGANIIGSVNTIIRNGDQLKGYNTHSIGIMDALNSVGYTVKGKSALVFGAGGLAKAAVFILNWLGAGDVSVTGKNEAAAEKTAGRFDVSAAALGDIAKGPVSAHIMVNASQRPIPDESGEMSDILDKLDAPRCELALDLNHGPAGEAWRNMAQKKGIRFMDGLSPLAFQARRTFALWTGIQAPPENFLEALSL
- a CDS encoding Response regulator gives rise to the protein MSDKKRILVVDDEPDFALIVQGNLEKEGFEVDVAYNGVEGLEKVKANPPDAIVLDVMMPEKDGYEVCKELKADEKYADIPIVLLTAVASHVTSTRYSHADGMNTEADDYIAKPASAEDILESVKSLLG